The window taaacagaacaaaattgtttatgatcgatgacactttgtgaacgaggaacaatggcataaaactcaaatgtagacaagtaaattcagactgcaccaaatttttcttcaccaacgttgtagtgcgagaatggaataagctcccaccatcagtggtccagtgtaacacgattgactcctttaaaaacaagctcgaccgtcacttccttgaacttaatattaactagagtggaaaagcaacgttttggagccatctgattagtgtagattcacttaagtttaaggacagaccacctagtctggaccatggggtctgtgtggtttgattttctatgtaattttatgtaattctctctctctctctctctctctctctctctctctctctctctctctctctctctctctctccgtacctgCGTCATTCTTGTCCTGTTTGTCCGCAGGTTGGCGCGCCACGTTGGAGGTCTTGTCCTTGTTCCCGCCAAAGCCACCAAACCCGCCCAAGTTCAGGTTAATGGTCACTTCCTTGGCGGGGGAGGTCACGGGGGGTCGAGTGGGAGCCGTCAGTAGGAAGGGCGGAGCCAGACCGGGGGCGGGGCGTGACGGGGGGCTGGTGGGGCGGAAAGGACGGGTGGTGGGCTTCGGGGTTTGTCTGGCTGGTCGAGGTCGTGTAGTTGTGGTTTCCTTTGGCGGTGTGGTTGTGGGTTTTGTTGAACTTGCgggtttgagcgaagagtttccATTCGTGGGTCTGGAGACTAAGCTAGATGGTCTTGAGGGAGTGTTGGAGGGGCTGGAAGGGAACGTTAAAGGTCTGGAGGGTGGGTTGGAGGGTCTAGAAGCGGTATTCGATGGTCTGGATGGCGAGAATGTTGGTCTGAAGAAGTTGTTGGATTGAGAATGTGAATTAGTGCTCGGGGGACTGTTCTCTGGTCTGGTGGGAGAGTTGAAGGGTCTGAGGGGTGAGTTAAACGGTCCAGACACTGAGTTGATGGGCTCGGAATCTGAGTTGACGGGTCTTGAAGGGGAATTCACTGGTCTGAGAGGCGAGCTAGCAGGCCTTCTGGAGGGTCTTGCGTTGGCGCCGTTTTGTGGTCTGTTGGTAGCGGCGTTGCCATTAGTCCCCATGTCGTTCTCCTCAAATACGATGTTACTGagcccaccaccactgccaccaccactactaccactgctgctgccactaTGAACGCTGCTACTAACGCCACCATTACTGCTGCCACTGATGCTGCccgtgtgtgtgttggcgttTACAGGAGTGTAGCCGCCATTCCCACCGCCACCGCCATTACCACCGCCTATACTGGGTCGTGAGTGGGTGTTGAGTGGTTGTAGGAGAGGCCTCGCCATGCCCTCTGACGGTCTGGAGGCTGTGTTGAGTGGCGGCCGAGGCGGAGGCGAAGTGCGTTCATTGATGGGCCTGAGCAGTGACCCCTGGCGCTGGCTGACACTCGAGCCTGCAACATGAAAGGAGGTGTGAGCTCTGTGTTTACCAGGGCGAAGATGATCCTTGTTGGCGCAGTGTTAGGGGGACAGGGTAACAGTTTCCTCCGGGGCCTGTGTTATCAAACgtctcggcgcctcggttcgcctttTTGAAAatcctctcgtaaaagttgcgtggacagtttgtttgttttatttacagTCTCtttatttataatttatttattttatatacagtttattaattttttatagtttatttactttgtttctattttttcattttatatattttatatattttatttacagtTTATGTATGTTATTTACAGTATATTTATTCCAatcatttatttttagttttacaGTTTACTTATTTCATtggtaatttatttatttaatttatagtttatttatttcatttattttatttctacagGTTCTCTATtctatttttcctgtttatttattttatttattctatttatttattgtacAGCTCAAGGTcgcaaaaaagaggaaacaacaacaacaacaacaacaacaacaacaacaacaacaacaacaacaacaacaacaacaataacaacaaaaacaaaaacaccaatgGCGTCGCTCTTGCAAATGGTATTAGTAGAAGAGCTCAAAGCATAGGGGTCAGAGTCATTTGGAGTGGTGCTTTGATACTCTGCTCCTGAAAGTGTTTTAGTCGTAGGCAGAAGGCGCTGGACGGATGCATGCATGGCTGGCACCCTAACCTGACGAGCCATCAACTCAAGGCAACGGGGCATCCAGCACTGCAAAGAACTCCCTCACAGAACTACAGAACACAGAACTCACAGAACTACAAAATCCACAGACCTTACAGAACTAGGGAACTCACAGAACAACAGAATCCACAGACCTTACAGAACTAGGGAACTCACAGAACAACAGAATCCACAGACCTTACAGAACTAGGGAACTCACAGAACAACAGAATCCACAGACCTTACAGAACCAGGGAACTCACAGAACAACAGAATCCACAGACCTAACAGAACTAGGGAACTCACAAAACCACAGGATCCATAGACCTAACAGAACTAGGGATCTCACAGAACAACAGAATCCACAGACTTTACAGAACTAGAACTCAAAGAACCACAGAAGCCACAGACCTTACAAAACTAGACAGCTCACAGAAGTACAGAAGCCACAGACCTTACAGAACTAAAGAACTTACAGAAGTACAGAAAGTCCAAGAAACAGAACTAGGGTCACGAAAAACAGGATCCATAGACCTAACAGAAGGCGAAAGACATAAAAAAGCATAAATTGAAGAACATGTAAAGGAGGAGAGGATTTacaggagcaggatggagtacacaaacaccagacagaaGACGGAAgacataaaagaggaaaaaggaagaacatgcAAAGGAGGAGAGGATTTACAGGAGCAGGGAGGAGtacacaaacaccagacagaaGACGAAAGACATAAAAGAGCAAAAAGGAAGAACacgtaaagaaggagaggatttataggagcaggatggagtacacaaacaccagacagaggacgaCACACATACGAgagagcaaaaaggaaaaaaaaaatacagcaatcATAGAAGTAGGAAGGAGTGCagcaacaccagacagaggacgaaacataaaggaaagcaaaaaggaagaaaaacaaaaggaagagagcgtttacaggagcaggagggagtacacaaacaccagacagaggacgaaacataaaggaaagcaaagaggaagaaaaacaaaaggaagagagcaTTTacaggagcaggatggagtacacaaacaccagacagaggacgaaacataaaggaaagcaaaaaggaagaaaaacaaaaggaagacagCATttactggagcaggatggagtacacaaacaccagacagaggacgaaacataaaggaaagcaaaaaggaagaaaaacaaaaggaagacagCATttactggagcaggatggagtacacaaacaccagacagaggacgaaacataaaggaaagcaaaaaggaagaaaaacaaaggaagagatcatacaggagcaggatggagtacacaaacaccagacagaggacgaaacataaaggaaagcaaaaaggaagaaaaacaaaaggaagagagcgTTTACAGGAGCAGGAGGGAGTACACAAACACGAAACAGAGGACGGAACACATAAAAGGAAGCAGGGTGGAGTACATGATCATTTGGCAGAGGAAAATGTATACGAAAACCTGAAATATATGTGAAAACCCTGAccccttccccccaaaaaataagaaaatgaatatcGACAGATCCTCAGAAAGCGCACACAATTTAACAAGGAAACCaacaataaagatgaagaaagagaaacgtTACGACATTACTTTGAAGCATTCCTGACCACGAGTGATGGAGAGAGACATGCCTTCCACTCCTGTTGCCATTCCTACATTGAGtcacgatggtggtggtggtggtggtggtgatggtggtggtggtggtggtgatggtggtggtggtcaaagtTACCAAATTATCGAACTCAGTGAAGGTATTGCATTTTTCGGTTTCTGATCCATAACTATTGCAATAAAAAAACAgtaattatttattttaacgataactataattgAAAACCGTTATTCATGTGGGTACGACAGTTTTTGGGTCTGGAACTGATAGATGCAATGTTCTGGGTACGATAATATGGTGACGTTagattggtggtggcggtggtggtagtggtgatggtggtggtggtgatattggtggtagtggtggtggtggtggtggtgatattggtggcagtggtggtgatggtctttatctttctgtgtttctttttctctgttcctgtttccttctattattcctccttccttattctctctctctctctctctctctctctctctctctctctctctctctctctctctctctctctctctctctctctctctctctctctctcaattttccgtttccttttttttctctctctctctcattcgctcaCTCGCTGTCTTGTGAATCAttcttttggtggtggtggtggtgatagtggtggtggtcgtagtggtggtcgtagtgatggttgtagtgatggtcggagaggtggtcgtagtggtggtggtaatagtcgtagtgatggtcgtagtggtggtggtggtggcggtggtggtggtgaatcatTGGACTCGTTTGAAGGCCCTGACACGTGTTTATGGCGGAGTCCAAACGACCATGACTCTGAATGGACTGTGTAATCTTGTGAAGGTCATGTGAGGCGAGTCAggcgaggggggagagagagagagagagagagagagagagagagagagagagagagagagagagagagagagagagagagagagagagagagagagagagttataaggGCTAGTTGGTATGAATTCTGCGCATGATTGTGTGAAAGTGAAACtggtcgattctctctctctctctctctctctctctctctctcatgtatttgttttcatgttGGAAGataatttataatattttttctctttctttttttctttttaggttcGTGTCTAggtgtgttttcttctttcttcgtttctttctgttttttttcttctttcttcttcgtttcttttcaaCCTTCTGTATAAGTCGCTGTTTTCTTAGTTCATGTTCCTGTTTTTAAtctcttcttatatatatttttttctttttactttttctttttctatttttattattattaatcctCTTTATCTTTAGTTTaatcttcatcttgtttttttcgtcacattatcattatcattactactactactactactactactactactactactactactactactactactattactattactattactattactattactactactactactactactactactactactactactactattactattactactactattactactactactactactactactactactactactactactactactactactactactactactactactattactattactattactactactactactactactactactactactactactactactactacttctatctttttcattgtcatcaccatcatcataatcatcatcacctgTACTACTTTCATCATTGTCTCGCtgcttaaaaagagagagagagaaaaaaacctcTTACAAGCAGCACAAATTTAACTGGCCGGCGCTGAACTCCACGCGCCGACACTCTACATTTCACTACTCGCTGccttacttatttccttcctttatttaaacTCTCTACCTCATGTCCTTCCTGTAATTTAATCCAATCCCATatattctttctctgtttcactcatgtattttcttcacttttctattTTTACCTTAATCTTAAGATATTTTTCCGTTTCTGCTCCACTTGACATTATaatcttcttatttcccttcgtTCTTTTTAGTCTTtagctttctccttttccccgttTTCAATCTTCTTCCTGAATCTCcttatctttacttattttcccttcctttccttgtcattttttcccttatttttagcGGTAACCTTACTTACCCCCATTTGTTATCCTTgcctttattcttttatcttttcctcgttTCATTTTTCCATTATGTGACTTTTTCTTGTCTCATATTTCAGATCGCTATCACATTTTTATTTGGTTGTTTGATTCAAGGTTTCCCACACAACAAATATTCCCCAAGGTCACagaggagattagttgggttctcatgttttttttcttcacattca is drawn from Eriocheir sinensis breed Jianghai 21 chromosome 11, ASM2467909v1, whole genome shotgun sequence and contains these coding sequences:
- the LOC126996802 gene encoding putative protein TPRXL, with translation MQVFGAVQATVLLLCYGSSVSQRQGSLLRPINERTSPPPRPPLNTASRPSEGMARPLLQPLNTHSRPSIGGGNGGGGGNGGYTPVNANTHTGSISGSSNGGVSSSVHSGSSSGSSGGGSGGGLSNIVFEENDMGTNGNAATNRPQNGANARPSRRPASSPLRPVNSPSRPVNSDSEPINSVSGPFNSPLRPFNSPTRPENSPPSTNSHSQSNNFFRPTFSPSRPSNTASRPSNPPSRPLTFPSSPSNTPSRPSSLVSRPTNGNSSLKPASSTKPTTTPPKETTTTRPRPARQTPKPTTRPFRPTSPPSRPAPGLAPPFLLTAPTRPPVTSPAKEVTINLNLGGFGGFGGNKDKTSNVARQPADKQDKNDAVSGRPGPLLFLLMPLLLMTAVASCCC